The genomic DNA AGGGTCAGGTGTTGATCGCGGGGATCGGGTCTGCCGGGTAATCGCCGTCCATGGTCGGGCCACCGGTCAAACCGTATTGCTGCAGCACCGGGGCCAGTTGTCCGTAAAACGCGTCTTGCGCCTTGCCATGGGCGTCCGCCAGAGCGAATGGCAGGAACGCACTGCCGATGCCGCCGAGAATCGCCGCTGCACCGCCAAGAATGCCGCCAATGGTGCCGGCCACTGCGCCGACTTCCGTGGCCCCGTACAGGCCGGCACCGGCTTCCACCAGGCTGGCCACGGCTGCACCGGTGCCGAGAACGCCGGTGGCGACCGAGAAACTGCCGGTGAGGTAGTCACCTTTTTTCAGCGAGTCCACGCCACCGATGATGCCGATCACGCCGCCGATAATGCCGCCGGCCGAACCGATGACCTTGCCCGCTGTGCCGATGTTGGCAATCTGCTGCGGCGACAACGGGCCTTTGCCTACCGGCACCTTGCCGGGGAAATCACCAATGCCGCCGCCGTCCGGGCGGTTGACCCAGGTGATGCCGTAACCGGCCTCCTTGGCGTATTTGGTGCCGCCTTCGAGCAGCAGCCCGGCAAATTGCAGGCCGGCCGACACTCGGTTGGCATCCGCCACCGGCGTGGTGCTGCCGCTGGCCGAGCGCGCCATCAGCACGCCGCTCATCAACACCGCGCTACCGATGTGCAGCAGGCCCTGTTTGAAGGCCGGGCTGACGTCGCCGAACTTCATGCCTTCGATGGCCTTGGGCAGCGCGTCGGCGATCTTGTCGCCCTGGCGGCCGATGTCCCACACCGAGCGCAGCATCGACACCACTTGCGCCGGGTCGATCTTGCCGCCGTCGGCGGTGGTGAACATCTCCGGGTCTTTCTGCTGGGCGTCGTTGATCGCTGCCGTGACTTTGGCTTCGTCGAAGTTGCCGTTGCCATCGCCGAGGGTGACATTGAGGGTGTCATTGGTGGCGCCGCCGAGCAGTGCGTCGCCGAGGTTTTCGTTGAAGTTGACCTGCAGGGTCGCCGCGTCATCCGCCGTGGCCTTGTCGCCCAGGAAGGCCTGGGTCGATGCGGTACTTGCCGCGAAACTGCTGGCCGCCACAGTCGGGTCCATGCCACCGGCCACGGCGTCGGTGAAGGCTTTGCCGGTGACCAGTTCGTTTTTGTAGTAGCTCAGGATCGCGTCGCTCTGCCCGCTATTGGCGGCGATTTTGCTCAGGTCCACATTGCCGTTGCCGCCCAGCGCCAGGTTGGCGATGCCAGCGTCGTTGGCGGCGTTCTGCAGGCCCATGCCCATGTCGATCTGTTTGCCGTTCTGGTCCTTGGCATTGAGGTTGTCATTGAGGTTCTTGCCGGACTCGATGCTGTCGGCGAAATAGTTCTGCATCGCGACCTTCAGGGTCGGGTCGCTGCCGACGATATCGCTCAACGCGGGGCCACGGTTGTTCGCCAGAAAACCTTGCACGTCCGGGTCGGCCGACAGGGTCTCGATGCCGCTTTGCAGCTGCGCCTTGATCTTGTCCTCATTGGGGTTCAGGCCCCAGTTGGGCGAGGTGTACTTGTCCATCAAGCCTTCGTTGCCCACATAGTCACTGACCAGCACGCGCGTCTGTGCGTCGGTCAGTTGCACCAGCACGGCGGCTTTCTGCTCGCCGGTGTAGTTCTGCGGGTTGGCCAGCACATCGGCGGTGAGCTTGGAGGTGTCCACACCGGCCACGGCATCGCGGGTGGCCGCGCCGTCGAGGAAGGTCAGAGTGTCGCTGTCGGTTTTCGGCGCCTGTTTTTCCAGCCAGTTGCCGATGTTGTCGCGGGTGCCGATGTTGTCCGATTTGCCGGTGGCCGGGTTGTCGCCGCCGGTTTCCAGGGCGTGGAACATACCGGGGCGCGACCACATGGCGGCAGCGCCGGTCAGCTCGCTGCTCAGGGCCGAATCACTGCCCAGGGCTTGCAGGTTGTCGGGGCGGATCATGCCGTCGTTGCTGCGCTGGTTGTCACCGGGGCGCATGACGGTGCCCGAGCTGGCGACCAGGCTTT from Pseudomonas tolaasii NCPPB 2192 includes the following:
- a CDS encoding type III effector HrpK domain-containing protein; this translates as MTAIPSGLDPAESKGTDGPQKKFETALFTAVNQPAFDPSKLRGPSIPLPYQNVQAPVNNTIIYTPLGSDKPVTLKQIDNPRLFETLVDQYNAQQTDAGFEKNLADSKAAGYTEADASTVAPGLGNYKAIGSPTELGPGLIRYETTSGDKIVVSQKDTPQLFDQVSGDFTKLGAIDTSLSEGYRLAGPNETMDPTVAVGPPEEVGPGLIRYTTGAGDKVIVSQDITPALYDQMAKLYAGTTGAAGTSDTSWIDNSSFGVSGAKDWDTITGNTSGTPTKEELDLNRPRAAAQLLSQNWDAWGLHGAPIDFANPPTTLPPEAQAVLKYVASSPNLMAALDSGGRGKADNVITHSDVDHLIGNMNSDVGAACKSFGSFMGSNPGDLAKANAKSAAILMANESLVASSGTVMRPGDNQRSNDGMIRPDNLQALGSDSALSSELTGAAAMWSRPGMFHALETGGDNPATGKSDNIGTRDNIGNWLEKQAPKTDSDTLTFLDGAATRDAVAGVDTSKLTADVLANPQNYTGEQKAAVLVQLTDAQTRVLVSDYVGNEGLMDKYTSPNWGLNPNEDKIKAQLQSGIETLSADPDVQGFLANNRGPALSDIVGSDPTLKVAMQNYFADSIESGKNLNDNLNAKDQNGKQIDMGMGLQNAANDAGIANLALGGNGNVDLSKIAANSGQSDAILSYYKNELVTGKAFTDAVAGGMDPTVAASSFAASTASTQAFLGDKATADDAATLQVNFNENLGDALLGGATNDTLNVTLGDGNGNFDEAKVTAAINDAQQKDPEMFTTADGGKIDPAQVVSMLRSVWDIGRQGDKIADALPKAIEGMKFGDVSPAFKQGLLHIGSAVLMSGVLMARSASGSTTPVADANRVSAGLQFAGLLLEGGTKYAKEAGYGITWVNRPDGGGIGDFPGKVPVGKGPLSPQQIANIGTAGKVIGSAGGIIGGVIGIIGGVDSLKKGDYLTGSFSVATGVLGTGAAVASLVEAGAGLYGATEVGAVAGTIGGILGGAAAILGGIGSAFLPFALADAHGKAQDAFYGQLAPVLQQYGLTGGPTMDGDYPADPIPAINT